In a genomic window of Brettanomyces nanus chromosome 1, complete sequence:
- a CDS encoding uncharacterized protein (BUSCO:EOG0934051R), which yields MSNSNNPYSGFSKRTSTDYDEGETRGPGEEQNRGQRERQGQEGFKGHSAAFQGYDPESGKLGRRRSLIRRDRSRACSGSQNYHYRSSPLGVGTGMTPGLPNPTGYAGPHSGPATSTGGYRGYYDHQTFPLTYHDDIPLQSLPPMKESDFEGKGTSFTQQVLDTGENNGINMGSSHNALPFVINDDDDMESAISVDTIQPEEPETVPLTGRNYTTMTSSRLRNLEKDPRNFPFWKEYCYLVTFWAPSPLLQLFGLKTAQRQYAWREKMGLISIILVLGGIIAFLTFGFTRSVCTGMTTRLHADTISTGYLVINGRVYNLDSSSHPAAPGIQAGTNVLYSPVNAGGKDASLLFQNVNGNCRGLIVPRENCTIPNKDGNLAWYMPCKAIDIDGSTHPNFTFDYYDGYACHTSAKARKAFYSLKVEGNVYYSWDDIANTTRNLVVFNGNVLDMDLLDWLEKDDLEYPALFDSIKNNPSMKGYDISRLLSDASQRQVANCLVEIVKIGVIDTSTVGCIAASIVLYVSLVFVLALVIVQFVVACYFKWFVAPNQGVNKSTLKETNSKAEKIEEWTDNPSSQSMMSKRRADYHNRDESSNSLAAARANAHSANNTKRKALRLSWGGDILDFIDRKDQKETQPISDYVPKYLTMTTEAYLVSQKSRGHVRGLSTQSLATLETYVQDPFKNPVPEGSSDMDIQTLDSSLVHPNVMSQPPVGWEPFGYPLIYTMCLVTCYSEDKGGIRTTIDSIATTNYPNSHKLIIIICDGLITGAGNQKSTPDICLDMMSDLVLPKDQVQPHSYVSVAEGSKRHNMAKVYAGFYQYDDTTVPPENQPQIPIMLIVKCGTPAEISSAKPGNRGKRDSQIILMSFLQSITFNERMSELEFEMLKSIWQVTGLMATFYEALLMVDADTLVFPDSLTHLVAELVRDPEVMGLCGETKIANKTQSWVTAIQVFEYYISHHQAKAFESVFGSVTCLPGCFCMYRIKAPKDINVWVPILANADIVAKYSDNVLDSLHKKNLLLLGEDRFLSSLMLRTFPRRKQIFVPKAVCKTIVPDKFNILLSQRRRWINSTVHNLMELAMVKDLCGTFCFSMQFVIIVQLIGTLVLPASITFTLYIIIVAIFSPDKPIMSLILMGIVFGLPAILIVVTVSNPMYVIWMFIYLASLPIWNFILPSYAYWKFDDFSWGDTRKTQATDRTNPETKGEFDGSQIVHMTWREYERKRIRLERSGIPVAYNPGYHDGNNR from the coding sequence ATGTCCAATTCAAACAATCCTTATTCAGGATTCTCGAAACGAACTTCAACCGACtatgatgaaggagaaaccAGAGGACCAGGAGAGGAACAAAATCGGGGACAAAGAGAGAGACAAGGTCAAGAGGGGTTTAAAGGACACTCTGCTGCTTTTCAAGGATACGACCCAGAATCGGGAAAATTGGGACGAAGAAGGTCGTTAATTCGAAGAGATAGATCTAGAGCCTGTTCTGGAAGTCAAAATTACCATTATAGAAGTTCACCTTTAGGTGTAGGTACTGGGATGACGCCGGGACTTCCTAACCCTACAGGGTATGCGGGACCTCACAGTGGGCCCGCCACATCCACTGGCGGATATAGGGGTTATTACGACCATCAGACTTTTCCCCTTACGTATCATGACGATATACCGCTGCAATCATTGCCACCTATGAAAGAATCTGATTTCGAGGGTAAAGGCACTTCTTTTACACAGCAAGTTTTGGATACAGGTGAAAATAACGGAATTAATATGGGATCATCACATAATGCTCTCCCCTTTGTAATtaatgacgatgatgatatggAAAGTGCAATATCCGTGGATACCATACAACCGGAAGAGCCTGAAACCGTTCCATTAACTGGGAGAAACTATACGACAATGACATCTAGCAGACTCAGGAACTTAGAGAAGGACCCTAGaaattttcctttttggaaGGAGTATTGCTATCTGGTTACATTTTGGGCACCCTCACCGTTGcttcaactctttggtTTGAAAACTGCTCAAAGACAGTATGcttggagagaaaagatGGGACTCATTTCCATAATTTTAGTTCTAGGTGGCATAATAGCGTTTCTTACATTCGGATTTACTAGGTCTGTATGTACTGGTATGACAACAAGACTGCATGCCGATACTATATCCACTGGATATTTGGTTATCAACGGTCGTGTATATAATTTGGACTCTTCATCGCATCCTGCTGCGCCCGGTATCCAAGCAGGAACCAACGTGCTTTATTCCCCAGTGAATGCCGGTGGTAAAGACGCGagtcttctttttcagaaTGTAAATGGAAACTGCAGAGGTCTTATTGTTCCTCGTGAGAACTGTACAATTCCCAACAAAGACGGAAACTTAGCATGGTATATGCCTTGCAAAGCAATTGATATAGATGGTTCAACGCATCCAAACTTTACATTTGACTATTACGATGGCTATGCATGCCACACTTCGGCCAAGGCCAGGAAAGCTTTTTACTCCTTGAAAGTTGAAGGCAATGTCTACTACAGCTGGGACGATATTGCTAACACCACCAGAAATTTGGTGGTCTTTAACGGAAATGTGCTAGATATGGATCTATTAGATTGGcttgagaaagatgatcttGAGTATCCAGCATTGTTTGACAGCATCAAAAACAATCCCAGCATGAAAGGCTATGACATTTCCAGGCTTCTTTCGGATGCAAGTCAACGTCAAGTCGCAAACTGCTTAGTAGAAATAGTGAAGATCGGTGTTATCGATACTTCTACTGTTGGCTGCATTGCTGCAAGTATAGTTCTTTACGTCTCTTTGGTGTTTGTGCTAGCTCTCGTCATCGTTCAATTTGTAGTTGCCTGCTACTTCAAATGGTTCGTAGCTCCAAATCAAGGGGTCAATAAATCTACATTGAAGGAAACGAACAGCAAAGcagaaaaaattgaagaatggaCTGATAACCCTTCATCTCAATCAATGATGTCCAAAAGACGTGCAGACTACCACAACAGAGACGAATCATCGAATTCTCTTGCGGCTGCTCGCGCAAATGCTCACAGTGCAAACAATACCAAAAGGAAAGCACTCAGACTTTCTTGGGGTGGAGACATCTTGGATTTTATTGATAGAAAAGATCAGAAGGAGACACAACCGATATCTGACTACGTTCCAAAGTATCTCACAATGACCACTGAAGCTTATCTGGTCTCTCAGAAGAGCAGAGGACATGTAAGAGGGTTGTCTACACAATCGTTAGCTACTTTGGAGACATACGTGCAAGATCCATTCAAAAATCCAGTACCAGAGGGATCATCCGATATGGATATTCAAACATTGGATTCCTCTCTTGTTCATCCCAATGTGATGTCTCAGCCTCCAGTCGGCTGGGAACCTTTTGGTTACCCATTAATCTATACAATGTGTCTTGTTACATGCTATTCCGAGGATAAAGGAGGTATCAGAACCACAATCGATTCCATTGCCACCACAAACTATCCAAATTCTCACAAACTGATAATCATTATTTGTGATGGCCTAATTACTGGTGCTGGCAACCAGAAATCAACCCCTGATATCTGTCTTGATATGATGTCAGATTTAGTTTTACCAAAAGATCAGGTACAGCCTCATTCGTATGTATCTGTAGCTGAGGGTTCCAAAAGACATAATATGGCAAAAGTATACGCTGGATTTTACCAATATGACGATACCACTGTTCCTCCTGAAAATCAGCCCCAAATTCCTATAATGCTTATAGTGAAGTGTGGTACTCCAGCGGAGATTTCATCTGCCAAACCGGGAAACAGAGGTAAAAGGGATTCCCAAATAATATTAATGTCCTTTTTGCAAAGCATTACTTTCAATGAGAGGATGTCGGAGTTAGAGTTTGAAATGTTGAAGTCAATTTGGCAGGTTACGGGACTAATGGCCACCTTCTACGAAGCATTGCTCATGGTTGATGCAGATACATTGGTCTTCCCTGATTCGTTAACGCATTTGGTAGCAGAATTGGTGAGAGACCCCGAAGTAATGGGACTTTGTGGCGAAACCAAAATTGCCAACAAAACACAATCGTGGGTTACCGCTATTCAAGTGTTTGAATATTACATATCTCATCACCAAGCTAAGGCTTTCGAGTCTGTGTTTGGCAGTGTGACATGCCTACCCGGATGCTTCTGCATGTACAGAATTAAGGCACCGAAGGATATCAATGTTTGGGTACCAATTCTCGCCAATGCAGATATTGTTGCCAAATATTCAGACAATGTCTTGGACAGCTTACACAAAAAGAATTTGTTGCTTTTAGGTGAAGAcagatttctttcttctttgatgttGCGAACATTTCCTAGGAGAAAGCAGATATTTGTACCAAAGGCTGTCTGCAAAACTATCGTTCCAGATAAATTCAATATTCTCTTATCGCAGCGTCGCCGATGGATTAACTCAACAGTCCATAATCTTATGGAGTTAGCAATGGTGAAAGATCTTTGTGGTACATTCTGCTTTTCTATGCAGTTTGTCATTATTGTCCAATTGATCGGTACACTTGTCCTACCTGCCTCGATTACCTTCACATTGTATATCATAATTGTGGCAATATTCTCGCCTGATAAGCCCATTATGTCATTGATTCTTATGGGTATAGTGTTCGGCTTACCAGCCATTCTTATTGTTGTGACTGTTTCAAATCCAATGTATGTGATTTGGATGTTTATATACCTTGCCTCTCTTCCAATATGGAACTTCATTCTGCCCTCGTATGCTTATTGgaagtttgatgattttAGTTGGGGCGATACCAGGAAGACTCAGGCTACGGATAGAACGAATCCTGAGACAAaaggagaatttgatgGATCTCAAATTGTTCATATGACTTGGAGAGAATACGagaggaagagaataagATTAGAGAGATCCGGAATTCCCGTTGCTTATAATCCAGGCTACCACGATGGGAATAATAGATAG
- a CDS encoding uncharacterized protein (BUSCO:EOG09343NZM), producing MVQDKKVPLRPNEIFTFIPNLIGYGRVATLVLSWLTMENYPLVTMLILYSTSCLLDAFDGAAARKYGQSTKFGAVLDMVTDRSSTCSLIVFLAIIYPKWCIFWQFLISLDLSSHYMHMYAMISSGSSSHKSVSKDTNFFLRLYYSNRVVLFMVCALNEIFYMALYFAHFELGLFPFTQIPLGVALVYISAPVWLFKQVMNVVQMINAAEIMAGMDSKNYNERNKLN from the coding sequence ATGGTTCAAGATAAGAAGGTTCCGCTAAGACCTAATGAAATATTTACATTCATTCCTAATCTTATAGGTTATGGACGTGTTGCGACACTTGTACTTTCGTGGCTAACTATGGAGAATTATCCTTTGGTCACTATGCTTATATTGTACTCAACGTCGTGTCTTTTGGACGCTTTCGATGGTGCAGCCGCCAGAAAGTATGGTCAGTCAACTAAGTTTGGTGCAGTCTTAGATATGGTTACTGATAGATCGTCAACTTGTTCGTTGATCGTCTTTCTTGCCATTATCTATCCAAAGTGGTGTATCTTTTGGCAGTTTTTGATCTCATTGGatctctcttctcattACATGCACATGTATGCCATGATTAGCAGTGGTTCCAGTAGTCATAAGAGCGTGTCCAAAGATAcaaatttctttttgaggCTATACTACTCCAACCGTGTAGTCCTCTTCATGGTGTGTGCCCTCAACGAGATCTTCTATATGGCTCTCTATTTTGCTCATTTTGAATTAGGCTTGTTCCCTTTTACCCAGATACCATTGGGCGTTGCTCTTGTTTACATCTCTGCTCCTGTTTGGTTATTTAAGCAAGTTATGAACGTTGTCCAGATGATCAATGCTGCTGAGATCATGGCTGGTATGGACTCAAAGAATTATAACGAACGTAACAAGCTTAATTGA
- the MCM2 gene encoding MCM DNA helicase complex subunit (BUSCO:EOG09340NCX) → MSDNPSPRKRTLQSDDEGSSDEEVFATSSSQPQSSPAPPSSLPSSPRPEELPSSPAVPFDEDAEENEERKYFNDIDDLEERLEEQTGVDLIGDDMTKDYKSKPIQDRYDIDDIDDNKYAALPESERRRVDEMLTARDKLRKKRAGGEGDLDLDEGEGADDGPRDEYGLPIQRRRRRHRYDEDPESYFDDVDPLTEELSLDALSEVKASSILEWITMPNVTRSIARELKSFLLEYTDEYGRSVYGSRIKTLGEMNSESLEVSYMHILQSKAVLALFLTSCPEEMLKIFDVVAMEATALHYPDYGQIHSEIHVRIADFPSINQLRELRESHLNSLVRITGVVTRRTGVFPQLKYVKFDCLKCGAVLGPYFQDSNQEVRVSYCTNCQSRGPFRLNSEKTVYRNYQRITLQESPSSVPPGRIPRHKEAILLWDLVDSAKPGEEIEVTGIYKNSYDGTLNAKNGFPVFATVIEANSVKKREGAAKGATDAASALGSSSLSPFQWTEDEEKQIIKLSKERGIVDKIISSMAPSIYGHKDIKTAVACALFGGVPKDVNGKHSIRGDINVLLLGDPGTAKSQILKYVEKTAHRAVFATGQGASAVGLTASVRRDPVTQEWTLEGGALVLADKGVCLIDEFDKMNDQDRTSIHEAMEQQTISISKAGIVTTLQARCSIIAAANPIGGRYNSTLDLQRNVNLTEPILSRFDIVCVVRDLVNPEADERLASFVIDSHIRSHPLNDDGHDGDEEMDIAEEGETENLGEKNEEDLISARRRKEERIKKQKESEISPIPQELLIKYIHYARSRVHPKLNQMDMDKVSRVYVDLRKESNTTGSFPITVRHLESILRMAEAFAKMRLNEYVSSTDLDRAIKVVIDSFVGTQKVSIRKQLQRSFMKYTLPLRGHGQQISVH, encoded by the coding sequence ATGTCTGATAATCCAAgtccaagaaaaagaaccCTTCAAAGCGATGATGAAGGTTCGTCAGACGAAGAAGTGTTTgccacttcttcttcacagCCTCAATCTTCCCCGGctcctccatcttctcttccttcttcgcCAAGACCCGAGGAGTTGCCATCTTCACCGGCAGTCCCTTTTGATGAGGACGCTGAGGAAAatgaggagagaaaatacTTTAACGATATCGATGATTTAGAGGAACGTTTGGAAGAACAAACTGGTGTCGATTTAATAGGTGATGACATGACCAAAGATTATAAGTCAAAGCCAATTCAGGATCGATAcgatattgatgatattgatgataacAAATATGCAGCATTACCGGAGTCGGAAAGGAGAAGGGTTGATGAAATGTTGACTGCCAGAGACAAActtagaaagaaaagggcTGGTGGTGAAGGTGACCTAGATCTAGATGAAGGCGAAGGCGCAGACGACGGTCCACGTGATGAATATGGACTTCCAatacagagaagaagaagaagacacaGATATGATGAGGATCCGGAAAGTTACTTCGATGATGTAGATCCTTTGACTGAAGAATTGTCGCTTGATGCTCTCTCAGAAGTGAAAGCATCATCTATTCTTGAGTGGATCACCATGCCCAATGTCACGAGATCCATTGCGCGAGAATTAAAGTCTTTCTTATTGGAGTACACGGATGAGTACGGTCGTTCTGTTTATGGTAGCAGAATCAAGACCTTGGGTGAGATGAACAGCGAAAGTTTGGAGGTCTCGTACATgcatattcttcaatccaAAGCCGTTTTGGCCCTATTTTTGACATCCTGTCCCGaagagatgttgaagatatttgatgttgttgCTATGGAGGCTACTGCATTACATTATCCCGATTATGGTCAGATTCACTCAGAGATTCATGTGAGAATTGCAGATTTCCCTTCTATCAATCAATTAAGAGAGTTGAGAGAATCACATTTGAACTCGTTGGTAAGAATTACTGGTGTTGTTACGAGAAGAACAGGTGTCTTTCCTCAATTAAAGTATGTGAAGTTTGATTGTCTTAAATGTGGAGCTGTTTTGGGTCCCTACTTTCAGGATTCTAACCAGGAGGTCAGAGTTTCTTACTGCACAAACTGTCAATCACGTGGTCCTTTCCGGTTGAACTCGGAAAAAACGGTTTACAGAAACTACCAGAGGATCACTTTACAGGAGTCTCCGAGTAGTGTTCCTCCTGGAAGAATTCCTCGTCATAAAGAGGCCATTTTATTGTGGGATTTGGTTGATTCCGCCAAACCGggtgaagagattgaagttACTGGAATTTACAAAAATTCTTACGATGGTACATTAAATGCCAAAAATGGATTTCCAGTGTTTGCCACTGTTATTGAAGCTAACTCTGTCAAGAAACGTGAGGGTGCCGCCAAGGGTGCTACCGATGCAGCATCTGCATTGGGAAGTAGTAGCTTGTCTCCTTTCCAATGgacagaagatgaggaaaaGCAGATCATCAAGCTGAGTAAGGAGAGGGGTATCGTTGATAAGATCATATCTTCCATGGCACCTTCTATTTATGGTCATAAGGATATCAAGACAGCCGTTGCATGTGCATTATTTGGTGGCGTTCCTAAGGATGTTAATGGTAAGCATTCCATTAGGGGTGATATCAATGTTCTTCTATTAGGTGACCCGGGTACTGCCAAATCTCAGATTCTAAAATATGTAGAGAAAACTGCCCACAGAGCTGTATTTGCTACAGGTCAGGGAGCATCCGCCGTTGGTTTGACAGCTTCTGTGAGACGTGATCCAGTGACTCAAGAGTGGACCTTAGAAGGTGGTGCATTGGTTTTGGCTGATAAGGGCGTTTGCCTGATTGATGAGTTCGATAAGATGAATGACCAGGATAGAACGTCCATTCACGAGGCTATGGAGCAGCAAACCATTTCTATCTCTAAGGCTGGTATTGTTACTACTCTACAGGCCAGGTGCTCTATTATCGCAGCTGCTAACCCTATTGGTGGCAGATACAATTCGACTTTAGATTTGCAAAGAAACGTGAATTTGACTGAGCCTATCTTATCTCGTTTTGATATTGTCTGTGTTGTTAGAGATTTAGTGAACCCGGAGGCTGATGAAAGATTGGCTTCTTTCGTTATTGATTCTCATATAAGATCTCATCCTTTGAACGATGATGGAcatgatggtgatgaagaaatggataTAGCCGAAGAAGGTGAGACTGAGAATCTGGGAGAAAAGAACGAGGAGGATCTTATTTCAGctagaagaagaaaggaggaACGGATCAAGAAACAAAAGGAAAGTGAGATCTCACCAATTCCTCAGGAACTATTGATTAAATATATTCATTATGCTAGAAGCAGAGTTCATCCCAAATTGAACCAGATGGATATGGATAAGGTTTCTAGGGTGTATGTCGATCTAAGAAAGGAATCCAATACTACTGGTTCCTTCCCTATCACCGTTAGGCATTTGGAAAGTATATTGAGAATGGCCGAAGCTTTTGCTAAGATGAGATTGAACGAGTATGTATCTAGTACAGATCTCGACAGGGCCATTAAGGTTGTCATTGACAGTTTCGTTGGTACCCAGAAGGTGAGTATCAGAAAGCAATTACAGAGAAGTTTCATGAAGTATACGCTTCCTCTGAGAGGACATGGACAGCAGATTTCGGTGCATTGA